Proteins from one Anopheles nili chromosome 2, idAnoNiliSN_F5_01, whole genome shotgun sequence genomic window:
- the LOC128721596 gene encoding 60S ribosomal protein L19 produces MSSLKLQKRLAASVMRCGKKKVWLDPNEINEIGNTNSRQNIRKLIKDGLIIKKPVVVHSRYRVRKNTIARRKGRHCGYGKRKGTANARMPQKLLWMNRMRVLRRLLKKYREAKKIDRHLYHDLYMRAKGNVFKNKRILIEHIHKRKAEKARTKMLSDQAEAKRTKVREARRRREERIATKRQELLQTIAKEEETAQHVSATGKK; encoded by the exons ATGAG TTCCCTCAAGCTTCAGAAGAGGCTGGCAGCCTCGGTTATGCGATGCGGCAAGAAGAAGGTGTGGTTGGATCCCAATGAAATCAACGAGATCGGAAACACCAACTCGC GACAAAACATTCGTAAGCTCATCAAGGATGGCTTGATCATCAAGAAGCCGGTGGTAGTGCACTCGCGTTACCGAGTACGCAAAAACACCATCGCTCGTCGCAAGGGCCGTCACTGCGGTTATGGTAAGCGAAAGGGTACGGCTAACGCCCGTATGCCCCAGAAGCTGCTCTGGATGAACCGCATGCGAGTGTTGCGTCGCCTGCTCAAGAAGTACCGAGAGGCCAAGAAGATCGACCGTCATCTGTACCACGATCTGTACATGCGTGCGAAGGGTAACGTATTCAAGAACAAGCGTATCCTGATCGAGCACATCCACAAGCGAAAGGCGGAGAAGGCCCGTACCAAGATGCTGAGCGATCAGGCTGAAGCCAAGCGTACCAAGGTGCGCGAGGCCCGTCGTCGCCGTGAGGAACGCATTGCGACCAAGAGGCAGGAACTTCTGCAGACGATCGCCAAGGAAGAAGAAACCGCACAGCACGTTTCGGCTACcggaaagaaataa